The genomic region GGGGCCGCAGTGAACACGGGGCACCATGCCGCTCTCCGCCCCACTGAAGCCGTTGAATAGGCCCGCCATCTTGCCCGGCGCCAGGATGCGGTTCACCGACGCCAGCAGCGTGCCAACAATCTCCACCCCGCCCACAGTGACTCCTTCCCACCATGGACATCCACCCAGTACATCCTCCGAAGAGGTAGTAACCGTTGAGCGGATCCCCCCAGCATGCGCAGTGCCGGGTCGTCATGAATGGAGAGCGTGGCTCATCCCCCCTCAGGCACGCGCCCTGCCGCGCGCCGGGCACACTCGATGATGTGCAGGAGGAAGTCCCGGTGCCCGTGCGGTTGGAGCGACAGGATGAAGTCCGCGCTCCCAGGTTGATCCGGTGGATAGAATACCCCCGGATTCGCATTGCAGTCGAGCATGAACAAGTCGCCGTCCTCGTTCATTCGGATGTCGCAGCGGCAGTAGCCCCGGGCGTTCACGGCCAGGAACGTCTGCTGTGCCATCTCACTCAGCCGCGCCACGAGCCCCTCGTCCAGCACGGGCCGCGTGTCCATGCCGGTGTAGTTCTTCCATTTGAGGTCGAAGTGTTTGAACGTCTCTCCCGGGGGGAAATGGATCTCCACCGGGGGATGGACCCAGGGCTCGCGCTCTCCCCGCTTTGGCTCGGAGACGAGCACGGTGAACTCACGTCCTTCGATGAACTCCTCGATCAGCAGCCCCCCGAATTGGGCCAGCGTCCGAGCAGCACGGTCGAGCAAGGCCTCCCGGTGATTCACCCTGGAGTCCAACTCGATTCCCACGCTGGCGTAGCCGGAACTGGGCTTGACCAGCAGGGGAAAGCGCAGCGTCCCGGCCGCCTGTTCGACGCGGGCCAGATCCGCGGCGAAGAGGTGGGCAGGCGTGCCAAGACCATGGCGGATCCAGGCCTCCTTCAATTGCTCCCGTGTCGCCGTGTAGAAACGCTCGTCCGCCCCCGTGTACGCCAACCCCAAGCGCTCCAGGTGATGGATGACGTCGGCTCCCGCGAGGTCCTCCTCCGGAGCACCATCGCAGAGGTTGATGAACGCGTCGAACCCCTCGGCCGCGAGCCGCTCAAGCGTCGCCGGGGCATTGGCGCGCGTCAGGGGCTGACGGGACCAGTTGTGACCGGGTAGCCAGAGCGAGGGATCGACGGGGGGATCGATGTCCTTGTAGGGAGACTGGGAACCTTCGTAGGAGGAGTACAGGGTACACAGGCGCATGCGAAGAGACCCTTTGCGTTTCCGGATTCGACGGCTCAGTGGAGGAGCTTGCCATAGCCGCCCTCCATCGACTCTTCCTGCGCATCGGCGCGGCTCACCACACGGCTTCGAGCTGGAGAAGCACGCTGTGCTTCTCATAATTGCCGTTCGTGTAGTCGTAGGCGTGGCACAGGCGCGCCTCGCCCGCGCACGAGGCCGCGTCGTCATCCAACAGACGCATGTCGACGTTGGAGCGGTTCACCAGCAACTCGTAGCGCGCGGTGAGCCGCAGGGGGTCCGGCAACCGCGCGCTCAGGGAGGGACCGGCCCCGAAGCGGACGTCACGGCGCCGCCGGGCATTCCACGTCTGGATGGCGCCACCGGCGGTCTCCACACGCAGCGAGCTGTCCTCCCGGTAGCGGCGCCACTCCATCTCCACATCGAGACTGGCGGTGAGCCAGGGCCGGGGTTGCCACCGCGCCGTGACACCAGCGGCATGGCTCGCGAAGGCGAAGGGGATGACGTAGGCCTGTGAAACCACCGAGGCGTCATCGCTGGTGGCCTCCTGCACCAGCGTGCCGATGAGATCCTGGCGGTAGCGGTACCACGCCGTGGCGGCCGCGGCCCCCAGGCGCCCCTCCTGGGAGAGCGTCGCGTCCAGGCGGGGGCCCGTGAGGTAGGCGAACTCCTCGCCCAGCCCGTCCTTGCCGGTGGCGCCCAGGTCCAGCCGGGTGCTGGTGTGCTCGGAGGCGTCCCACGCGGCCCAGGCGTTACCGCCCACCGACGCCTGGAGCCCGCGGAAGTCGCCCAGGCCGGTGAAGAAGAGGTCCCCTGCGGCGATCAGGCCCACACGCACGCGGGGCGCGGCCTCCCACTCCACCGCCGCCGTCACCCGGTGCAGTTGCAGGGAGTAGTCGCGTACGGAGGAGCCAGCGTAAGCGCGCTGGCTGCCGCCGTAGGAGAGCGCGGCGAAGAAGTGGTCGCTCAGGCGCAGGCGCGCGGTGAGGCCCACGCTGGCCTCGGCGAAGAGGCTGGCGGTCACCTGGTCCGCGCTCGCGCCGGAGACGTCGCGCGCGGCGATGCCCACCTGAAGCACGTTGCCGTCGAAACCCGGGCCCACGCTCGCGGAGGCCCAAACGCCCGGGCCGCTGGAGCGCAGGCCCACGGAGAGCAGGTCCAGGTACTGGTGCGCCGTCTTGCGGTCCAGCGGGCTCAAGGGCCGCTGGAGCGCCGCGGTGAGGTCCGCGCGGGCCGCGTCTCGCGCGCCCAGGCGCCAGGCCGCAGCGCCCGCCATCAGCCGGGCCCGGCCGGAGTCCGGTGCGCGCTCCGCGGCGCGCTGAAAGAGGACACGAGCCTCCTCGAAGCGGCCGGCGTCGAAGGCCGCGAGCCCCTGAACATAGGGGTCGGCCTCCACGCGCGCCGGGGGGGCCGGCGTGAGCAGCCCACGCAGCTCCTCCACGAGGAGGGCCTCGCCGGCGGAGGCGCCAGGAGCGGCGCGGTCCGCCCAGGCCCGGGCCCGTTCAGGGGCGCCCGCGTCGAAGGCGGCGAAGCCCGCGTTGATCCACGCAGCGCGGGTGAGCGGCCCTCCCTCTCCCACTCCGCCGAAGGCGCGCTCGGCCTCTTCGAAGCGCCCCAGGGCATAGAGACAGGCGCCCCGGTTGAAGTTCCACGCGTCGGGTTCGGGAGCGTCCGCTTCACGGCCCGCGGCGTCCAGCGCCTCCAGCGCCTCCGCGGGCCGGCCGGTGCGGAAACGCGCGAGGCCCACGAGATAGAGCGAGGCCCCGGACGGGGGCGCCTGGAGCGCTTGCTGCTCCGCCTCCGCGTAGCGGCCCGCCGCGAAGGACTCGCGTGCGTCCTCCAGCGGCTCACCGGCCGAGAGCGCCACCAGGAGCAGCAGGCCCGTCCACATGCGCCGGGACCTATCTCATTCCGGCAACCGGGGCGAGCACGGTGGGGGCGAGGGAAGGAGGCTCCCGCGCGCGGTGGCGCGCGCTGGGGAAGGGCTCAGCGGCGGGGCGGCTGGGAAGGGGGCGTGGACGGGGGCTGCTGGCCGGACGGAGGCCGCGCGCCGTCGGTCCGGGGCGATGGCCCGCGCATGTTCCCCTCCCCGCCCGGTGGCCGAGGGGCGTTGGGACGGCCGCCCTCGGGACCGGGCCCTCCGGCGGGGCCTCGTGACTCCGGCCCCTGTGGCGGGCGCACCGCGTCGCTGGCTCTCGGCGGGGGCGGGGGCCGCTCCACCTTCATGCGCCCCAGGATGGTGTCCACCTTCTCGCCCGGGGCGATGACGTCCACCGTGTGCGAGCTGCGCACGCGCGCCTGCGGCGCGTCCGGCGGGGACACGGGCGCCTCGGGGGGCCTCGCGGCCTCTGGCGGCGCGGGAGGCGCCGCTCCCTGAGCCCGCGCCGCTCCCGCGCCCATCAGTGAGAGGACGAGCAACGCCGGCGTCAGGCGTGCAAACCAGGTCTTCATCCGCCCGTGACCTCCAGCACCACGTCGTGCTCGATGCGCTGATCGCCCGCGCGCGCGAACGCCGTCACCAGGTAGCGCCCCGGCCGCTGGCCGCGCACCGCAATGGGTATCACGTTGCTGCCCGCGCTCAACGCCTGCGTCCACTGGAAGGAGCGCAGCGGCAGCTCCTCCCCGTCCGCCCAGAAGGACAGGCCCTCCGGCAGGCTCACCTGGAAGTCCGCCTGCTCCACCGCCACATCCGCCGTGAAGTCGAGCTTGATGACCGCCACCTTGCTCACCGGCACCTGCGTCCCTGGCCGCTCCAGCGCCGCCTCCGCCTGTGTCCCCGCTCCCACCGCCCCCCCGCGCAGCGCGCCCAGCACCAGGAACGTGGCCACGCCCGCCGCCACGCCCACCGTGGGCCACAGCACCGGCGCGCGCCGGCGCCAGAAGTCGCGCACCACATCCCACCCCGACGCCGGTGTGGGCGGGCCGGCCTCCGCCAAGCGCCGGTGGAGCCGGGCCTGGAAGCCAGGCCCGGGAGGCGCGTCGTGGTCCCGCAGCGCCGCCAGACGCTCGCGCAGCGCGCGGTCCTCGCTCTCCTCGAGCTCGCTCATTTCCCACTCCTTGCAGCGTGCGACGAAATGTACTGCCCGGATGTTCCCGCCGGCGATTTACCGGCCGTGCCGCCGGACGCCTGGGTGCCCGCCAATAGCGCCTTGAGGTGGGTCCGGCCCCGCGACAGGCGCGACTTCACCGTGCCCACGGGCACCCCTTCGATGGCGGCCACCTCTTCATAACTGTGACCCTCCACGTCGAAGAGCACCACCGCCGCGCGGAACTCCTCCGGCAGCGCCCGCAGCGCCCGCCACAGCCGGTCCCGCTCCTGGGCACGCATCAGGCTTTCATCGGCGGACTCGGCATCGGACGGGGCCTGGGCGTGCTCCGGCGCCAGCGGCGCCTCACGCGCGTGCTCCCGGCCGACGCGGCTGCGGCTGGCGTCATAGAAGGCGTTGCGCACCACCGAGTAGAGCCACGTCTGGAAGGCGGACTGAAAGCGGAACGAGCGCAGGTTCTTGTAGACCTTCACCAGCGCTTCCTGCGCCAGGTCGTCCACGTCCGCATCCGACGCGGCGAAGGCCCGCGCGAAGCGGCGCACGCGCGGCAGGTGCGACGCGACGAGCAGCTCGAAGGCGCGCACGCTGCCGTCCTGGGCTTCGAGGATGAGTGCGCGCAGCTCGTCGTTCATGGCCGCAGGCACTCTACCCGCCAGCGGTGCGCGCTCAAAAAGCCGCGGAAAATTCCCCCGGGAACACGGCGGAAATTCATTTCGTCACACGGGGGCAGACAGACAGCGGCCGGTGGCCGGACGGCCAGGGGAGCGCATACACATGAAACACGGGAGCAAGGGCAGTCAGTGGCTGGGAGCAGTCGCGCTGGTGGCGAGTACCCTGATGGGGGGCTGCGGCGAATCGGCGTCGAGCACGGACACGAGCACGGACACCACGCCGGACGTGTCCCAAGCGGTGGAGACCACCCAGGACGCGAGCGACGCGGTGGAGGTCTCCAGCCTCCTGCGCGGCCTGGACAAGCTGCGCCCCCAGGCGGTGGAGGGCTTCCATTGTGACGCAGAGCCGGACATCACCACCGTGGAGGTGTGCGGCAAGAGCCTGCCCGCCACCGTGCACCTGGAGTGGACCGATTGCGCCGCGCCCTCGCGCCCGGACGGTCACGGCGGCCCCGGTGGCGGCGGGAATCATCCTCCCGGCGGGGGCGGCGGGAATCGTCCTCCTGGCGGTGACGGCAACCGTCCGCCTCCGCCTCCGCCAGGCGGTGACAGCGCGCCCCCGCAGGACGGGGCGGGCACGGGCGTGCGCAGCCAGTCCGCTGGCGGCGGTGGGGGCGGCCCCGGCCCGGGCCGCGGTCCGTCCAGCGGCACGGTGGACATCGTGAACACCTACTCGGCCACCGCGGACTGCACTGGCGCGGTGACGCAGAACCAGACGGTGACCTTCGAGGTCTCCAGCACCCATGCCGAAGGCGAGGTCTCCACCGCGAAGGGCTCCACCTCCTCCACGGCGGAGTTGGTGGAAGGCAAGCCGCCCCAGCGCAAGAGCACGCAGGCAGACGTGACGCGCACCCGGACGGATGCATCCGGGACGGTGGTGACGTCCATCCACCTGGTGGGCGCGATGAGCGTGGCCTTCTCCAGTGACGATCCGCCGGTGCGCACCATCGACGGCGCGTACACGGAAGAGGCACTCGACGGGACGCAGGCCAGCGTGACGCTGGCGGGCATCGTCCGTCCGCCGCGCGACGTGTGCCCCTGGCCTACGGGTGGCACGCTCACGCGCACCGGCGCGGACGGCATCGCCCAAGTGCTGTCCTTCGGCCCTGCGTGCGGTGACGCCACGCTCGACGGCACCGCGGTCAGCCTGCCTGAGCGCGGCGGCCCCAGGCGCCCCGGCAGCGGGCACCCCTAGTATTCCTCCGAGGCATCGCGGTCCGGGGGAAGCCCCCTCCTCCGGACCGCGAGCCTCAGCCTCGAATGGCCCCTGGCCTCCCGCCGGGGCGGATCAATTCGGCGGGAACTTGCAGTTCATGCCCGTGGTCCTGATGCTTTGCCAGGGATAAGCCAAGGAACCGCAGAGGTCGGCCTCCACCGCAGGGGAGACGTGGGTGCTATAGGCCGGCGGCCGGGGCCACTCCCCCGTGAGGCTCGCGCCCTCTTGAAAAGCGAATCTCCAGCAATTGTCCGCGTAGGCGAACCTCGTGGTGCCGTGCCAGTAGAAGCCCTCCCGGAAATGGCAATCGGTCTTCGCATTGAATTGCGTGACCCAGAAGGTGAGTCCGGCGGTATCCGCGCATCGCTTGAGATCGTCCACGTACCAGTTGATCCACATTTGCCTCGTGGGGTCACTGCTGGAGCATTCGGTCGGCATTTGACCGGCACGCGAATCGCCGGTCTGGACGAGGACCCCATCACAGGAGCCCTGCTGAAGGACCCACGTGCCATCGTCGCACAAGAACCGGGCCGAGCCCGTGCGCTGCGAGCTGCTCGCCGAGACCGTGGCGAAAGACCCATCACCGCGCGCGGAAACCTGGCCCGAGCAGCTGTAGGTGCCCTGGGTGCGGGGATTGCCTTGCCACGCCGCCTGCGGCTGCGACCACGTCACCGTCTTGGATGAGCAGCTCCTTCCGGGAACCTCTCCCGTGAGGTACAGGATCGCGCTGCAGGTGGCATTGCAGGCGGTGCACGACGCCTGGCCATAGGGGCAGGACGTCTCCGTGACGATGTTGCCGTCGTCGCAGACTTCGGAGCCGTTTCTCACCCCATCGCCACAGCCGGTGCACACCCCGGCCCCATCGCACCGGTCGCCCGTGGTGCCAGTGTTGCCGTCATCGCACCAGGCGCCCGCAGGCATCTTCGCATCCGCCGGGCACACGCCATTCGAACAGGACTCGGCGGCATCGCAGACCCCGCCCGCGCGGCACTGCACCCCCGACGTATTCCGGGTGCAGGCCTGCGTCTCGATGACGGTGGACTCCTGGCACCGCCCCGTGGCGCAGTTGTACTCGTAACGCTTCACCGTCCTTTGCTGTGTGCCCGTCTGCGCACACGTATCGCTGTAGCTGCACGCACTCCACGCCCCGTAGCTCGGCGGCGCGCAGGCGGTGTCCGGCGCCCCGCGCGTGCACGCCTGGGTCTCCAGGGTGGTGCTCGAAGGGCCACACGTCCCCGTGCCGCACGTGGAAGCCGTCACCGTCCGGGACTGCGTCCCGGTCGTGTCGCAGAAGTCGCTGAACCCTCCACAGCTTCCCCACTCCCCGTAGCCCGTGCCGCAAGAAGTCCCCGAGGGCAGTGCCGGGTGGCCACAGCTCCCGGCTCCATTGCACACGTCACGGGTGCACACGTTGTCATCACTGGAGCACGCCGTCCCCGCGCCCTGGAAGCCATCCACCGGGCAGCTGGCACTGGTCCCCGTGCAGTACTCCGCCACGTCGCACTCACCCGCGGAGGCCCGGCACACGGTGGTGGCGGGCTTGAGACTCCAAGCGATCGTCGATGCGCCCGGGTTGCACACCTGGCACGCCGCGCCCGGGTGGCTCGCCCCGGCCGCATGGTATGCCCCGTCAATCCAGCACCCGTTCAGGCACTGGCCCGCCGCATTGCATACCTGTCCCGAGCCGCACGCGGTGCCCGCGGGCAGCAAGGGGTGGCCACAACCGCCCGCTCCATCGCACACGTCGCTGGTGCACGCGTTGCTGTCGGCGGTGCAGGCCACCCCGGAGGCCTGGACGCCATTGGCCGGGCAGCTCGCACCGCTTCCCGGGCAGTACTCCGCCACGTCGCACTCGCCCTCCGCGCCACGGCACTGCGTGGTGCTGGAGGCATACCCATCCACCGGGCAGTCGTTGCTGGAGCCCGTGCAGTGCTCGGCCACATCACAGGCCCCCTCCGCGCCACGGCACTCGGCGGAGGCGGGCTTCTTGGCATCCATGGGGCACGCCGCCGAACTTCCCGTGCAGAACTCCGCCACGTCACACGCCCCCGCCGCGCTGCGGCACTGCACGCTGGAGGAGACCAGGCTGCACGTGCCCAGGTGGCCCTCCAGGTCGCAGGCGTCGCACGCCCCCTCACAGGCGCTGTTGCAACACACCCCGTCCACGCACAGCCCGGTGGAACATTCCTGAGCGCTGGTGCAGGACGCTCCATTCTCCCGCTGCGCCGTGCAGCGGGAGTCCGCACAGTAGAAGCCGCTCGCGCAGTCGGCATCGGCCCGGCAGCAGCTCGCGGAGGTGCACTCCCCGTAGCCACACGTGGCCGCGTCGCAGCTCTGCATCCCCTCCGCCCCACACCAGGCCGTGCAGCCGCGGCTGCCCGCGCCGGAACATTCGAAGCCCTCGTCCACCTGGCCGTCACAGTTGTCATCCGCCGCGTTGCACACCTCCGCCTGAGCGCCCCCCATCTCGTCTAGCGGGTTCCAGTGGGCCGGGGCCTGCTGGAGGTTCAACGCCTGGGCGTAGAGGCCGCCGTCCAGTTCCGTGTAGCGGAAAGTCGCACGGGCCTTGGGCGCCAGCACCGTGCCCTGGAACTTGAAGCCTTCCGCGGTGAGGGTGGTGGCCTCCACGAAGTTGAAGAGCACGCGCCTGGAGGAGATGCCCACCAGCTGGATGGCACCGCCGCCGTAGCTGGGCGCCTGGCCGAAGATGTTGACGAGCACGAAGGAGCTGGCCGGCGCGGTGATGGTCCAGTCCCCGTTGCCGCGGAAGTCGCTGGCCTTCAGGGTGAAGACGTTCAGGCAAGGATCCGTGCCGCGCATCGTCACGCTCCAGGCGTTGGACTGGGTGGATCCCTGGCTGGGCCGGGTGGCCAGGTGCGTGGACAGGCTCTCCAGCTCGGCGAACCGGTCCGCGAAGTCCACGAAGTCCGGGGGAGCGCCCAGGGTGGCCGTGCCGCGAGAGAAGGTCACGCCCTGGGCGGTGTAGCGGCCCCGGTACCAGGCAGCCCCCCCCACGGCGCCATTCGTGAGGGTGAGGTTCCCTCCCGCCACCACCGTGTTGGCGACGTTGGAGTCCGGCAGCCCCAGGCCGGCAGAGAAGTTGCTCAGGGTGATGTTGCCCCCCGCGGCGAGCTTGCCCTGGATGATGCCGGTGTAGGTGAAGTCCTCGCGCAGGAACAGGTTGTAGTCGCCCAAGTGAATGCCGAGGCAGCTGGACGGACAGTTCAACGCGGCGACTTCACTTGCCGTGGTGCTCAGGTTCGTGGGCCCTGACGCGGGCTCCGGCTCATTCGAGCTGCAGTGCACCGCTCCTAAAAGGAGTACCGCGGAGAACAACCGGGCCCATCTCATTCGATACATCGCATCCGCTCCAGGCCCCAGCGGGTTCACCGCAGGAGCATTTCTGGCGCTGCAACAGGCTGAATCGGAGGCGCAGCGCGGCTTCCCTCCGGGAGGGAGGGAGCCACCCCTGTCAGAAATGATGCAAAGAAACCGTCACCGGTCCGGCGGCAAGCGCCTATTTTTGCGTCTCAGCGGGGGCCGAGGGGCTGGAGAGGATGGGCGGGCGGTCCTTGCCCTCCACCGAGCGCTGAAGCTCTATTTCCTGCAGCAACACCGCGGGCGCCACGGTGGACACGGGCACCATGCCGCTCTCCGCGCCACAGAAGCCGTTGAACAGGCCCGCCTTCTTGCCCGAGGCCAAGATGCGGTTCACCGACGACAGCGGTGTTCCGACAATCTCGACCCCTCGCACCAGTGATTCTTTTCCATCGCGGACATCCACCCGGTACACCATCCGCGGGACGCCCTTGAAGGCCTGATAGCCGTAGCTGGAGGTGTTGGTATTGCCTCCGGTGATGTCGCGGATGATGAGCCCGTAGGGCTTGCCCTGCCGCTTCGCCTCCGCGATGAGCATCCGCTTCAGCTCCTCGTCGCTCACCTGCTTCGTGGACTCGACGAGCAGGTTGGCCATGCGCGCCACCGGCCGGCGCGTGCCCTGGCTGCGCCCGTGGCCGTTGGACTGGAGGAAGCCCTCCACCGGCTGGCGCGACAGCAGGTAGTTCTTCAGCACGCCCTTCTCCACAAGCGTCACCCGCTGTCCCTTCACCCCCTCCTCGTCGAAGAGGTAGTAGCCGTTGAGCGGATCCCCCCCCAGCGTGCGCAGGGTCGGGTCGTCGTGAATGGAGAGGAACACCGGCAGCACCGGCTTGCCCTCCTGCCCCCGGAACGTCTTCCCCTCCCGGT from Stigmatella erecta harbors:
- a CDS encoding D-alanine--D-alanine ligase, with the protein product MRLCTLYSSYEGSQSPYKDIDPPVDPSLWLPGHNWSRQPLTRANAPATLERLAAEGFDAFINLCDGAPEEDLAGADVIHHLERLGLAYTGADERFYTATREQLKEAWIRHGLGTPAHLFAADLARVEQAAGTLRFPLLVKPSSGYASVGIELDSRVNHREALLDRAARTLAQFGGLLIEEFIEGREFTVLVSEPKRGEREPWVHPPVEIHFPPGETFKHFDLKWKNYTGMDTRPVLDEGLVARLSEMAQQTFLAVNARGYCRCDIRMNEDGDLFMLDCNANPGVFYPPDQPGSADFILSLQPHGHRDFLLHIIECARRAAGRVPEGG
- a CDS encoding tetratricopeptide repeat protein, translated to MWTGLLLLVALSAGEPLEDARESFAAGRYAEAEQQALQAPPSGASLYLVGLARFRTGRPAEALEALDAAGREADAPEPDAWNFNRGACLYALGRFEEAERAFGGVGEGGPLTRAAWINAGFAAFDAGAPERARAWADRAAPGASAGEALLVEELRGLLTPAPPARVEADPYVQGLAAFDAGRFEEARVLFQRAAERAPDSGRARLMAGAAAWRLGARDAARADLTAALQRPLSPLDRKTAHQYLDLLSVGLRSSGPGVWASASVGPGFDGNVLQVGIAARDVSGASADQVTASLFAEASVGLTARLRLSDHFFAALSYGGSQRAYAGSSVRDYSLQLHRVTAAVEWEAAPRVRVGLIAAGDLFFTGLGDFRGLQASVGGNAWAAWDASEHTSTRLDLGATGKDGLGEEFAYLTGPRLDATLSQEGRLGAAAATAWYRYRQDLIGTLVQEATSDDASVVSQAYVIPFAFASHAAGVTARWQPRPWLTASLDVEMEWRRYREDSSLRVETAGGAIQTWNARRRRDVRFGAGPSLSARLPDPLRLTARYELLVNRSNVDMRLLDDDAASCAGEARLCHAYDYTNGNYEKHSVLLQLEAVW
- a CDS encoding RNA polymerase sigma factor; translation: MNDELRALILEAQDGSVRAFELLVASHLPRVRRFARAFAASDADVDDLAQEALVKVYKNLRSFRFQSAFQTWLYSVVRNAFYDASRSRVGREHAREAPLAPEHAQAPSDAESADESLMRAQERDRLWRALRALPEEFRAAVVLFDVEGHSYEEVAAIEGVPVGTVKSRLSRGRTHLKALLAGTQASGGTAGKSPAGTSGQYISSHAARSGK
- a CDS encoding choice-of-anchor A family protein, which gives rise to MNCPSSCLGIHLGDYNLFLREDFTYTGIIQGKLAAGGNITLSNFSAGLGLPDSNVANTVVAGGNLTLTNGAVGGAAWYRGRYTAQGVTFSRGTATLGAPPDFVDFADRFAELESLSTHLATRPSQGSTQSNAWSVTMRGTDPCLNVFTLKASDFRGNGDWTITAPASSFVLVNIFGQAPSYGGGAIQLVGISSRRVLFNFVEATTLTAEGFKFQGTVLAPKARATFRYTELDGGLYAQALNLQQAPAHWNPLDEMGGAQAEVCNAADDNCDGQVDEGFECSGAGSRGCTAWCGAEGMQSCDAATCGYGECTSASCCRADADCASGFYCADSRCTAQRENGASCTSAQECSTGLCVDGVCCNSACEGACDACDLEGHLGTCSLVSSSVQCRSAAGACDVAEFCTGSSAACPMDAKKPASAECRGAEGACDVAEHCTGSSNDCPVDGYASSTTQCRGAEGECDVAEYCPGSGASCPANGVQASGVACTADSNACTSDVCDGAGGCGHPLLPAGTACGSGQVCNAAGQCLNGCWIDGAYHAAGASHPGAACQVCNPGASTIAWSLKPATTVCRASAGECDVAEYCTGTSASCPVDGFQGAGTACSSDDNVCTRDVCNGAGSCGHPALPSGTSCGTGYGEWGSCGGFSDFCDTTGTQSRTVTASTCGTGTCGPSSTTLETQACTRGAPDTACAPPSYGAWSACSYSDTCAQTGTQQRTVKRYEYNCATGRCQESTVIETQACTRNTSGVQCRAGGVCDAAESCSNGVCPADAKMPAGAWCDDGNTGTTGDRCDGAGVCTGCGDGVRNGSEVCDDGNIVTETSCPYGQASCTACNATCSAILYLTGEVPGRSCSSKTVTWSQPQAAWQGNPRTQGTYSCSGQVSARGDGSFATVSASSSQRTGSARFLCDDGTWVLQQGSCDGVLVQTGDSRAGQMPTECSSSDPTRQMWINWYVDDLKRCADTAGLTFWVTQFNAKTDCHFREGFYWHGTTRFAYADNCWRFAFQEGASLTGEWPRPPAYSTHVSPAVEADLCGSLAYPWQSIRTTGMNCKFPPN